ctgttgtctttatttaaaaggccaaataaagtattaagttgaacagcattgaggaccaaagttgctaaaagttttgccaaatacagctaaggtaatctattcctgaggaagaaaagccttagtatttcaaaagtttaaaattcaaAACGACAAATCCAAAATAATTAAGCGAAGACCTGAAAGGTGTTTGCACTAATTTACCATTGCAAAGTACACCTACTAATGGTTATGTCTCTTAAGATAAAGTAAAATTTGCTTAATAGACTAAAAGTTGGAAGAAAAGAACGATCTGAAATGACGGATTAAATCAGCTTATTTACGTTGCAGATGAAcatgtggggttcgtgttgtttattctttagttttctatgttgtgtcatatgtactattgtttgtctgtttgtctttttcatggcgttgtcagtttgttttacttttataagtttgactgtccctttggtatctttcgtccctcttttgcagaGATTATAATATCGTCAACTACATAATCAAACACTTTCTATAAGTATTCACCTTTCGCTCGATGTAACGATGAACTTGAATGAATTTGAGTATGAGTTACCGGAAAAATAAATCAATGACTCAAATGCTTTGTTTCTTAAACAATAGAGAATGGTCTATACTaagcattcaaatacttatagaATAGGAAATATCACATTTAGAAATAGGAAAACAGCTTTGAACTACTCTATGCAAGATTCACAAACCTCATTAAGTTTTATCTTCAAGGGAAAATTCAGAGATTTGTGTTGTGTTTATGTATGACTAAAGAATAGGGTTCAGTTGCAACTTGTGACCATACAGTGTAAGGTTTTCCATTTGCTGAAGATGCACCAACTGTGTGTGTGAATAAACTATGTATATGAATTAGGCATGCATTCGTTTTTTAACATCTACACTACCTCGTATGTAAGGGATGACtacaatgaaattgagaatggtaattgGTATAAATAGGTCAAAATAAACTGATCACTAATAAcgggattgaaattttgtatttgtgccagGTGTGTTCCCATCTAAGAAGTGTGTTAAATTGTAttgtatgatatttttattatatttcttgtaATACTATTAATGTCAATAATgtgtaagatatatatatatataagatatatatatatatatatatatatcctaggAGTTATCGGTTAAATTCGCACAAAGCGTGTTTTAAGTGGTATCGTTACAACATACATACCTTTCTCTTTTCTTCGTCATAATTCGGCCTTCTTTCTAATAACATGCATAAGTATTCCTACAAAGTAAGATAATTACATTCGCTGAactatatcatttaaaataaggtttcttttgtctaaaaaaaacaaaaaatggttTAATTCAAAACCGACCCTTCATTTCATTGTATGAGATACATTATGCACTGGTTTGATTAAATAGtttataaattcataataaaAGGGAAACTAGAATTACCCTATTAGTCTGATAAGTTTTCTTAAGCGTGTTTTAACGATTAAAACTCATTATGTGGCCATCCCGGTTTTCGAATGTTACATAATTGCTAAAATATGTTTACACAATTTCTTCAAACTGGGCGATTTCGATTTAAAACTTGACATAATTTGAAGACTGTATATTGACTTCTTGATGTCTTTTGGTAACTTGCGTCTTTAGGTTGGTTCTCAATTACGTTTACCAATATCTCCAAAAACATAAGAAATATATGCTTCATAAAACTAAAATAGACAATTTTGTGCATTTCACgtttgaactaaaaaaaaaaacgcgtCTATTATTTCCGTGCTCAGATTCTAAAATATGTTTTCTAAATTAAGGATGTTAgtaaataagttttaaaacaacAAGCTTtctaaaagactgttataaactgaaagtatataaataaaggaactttaaaagaacaagagtgcacacactgaaatgtctcgccttctttagtaatcattgatagtatgttgatagtcacataaacttagcatagttaaacaaagaccaatgaaccatgaaaatgaggtcaaggtctgatgaaccatgccaggcagacatgtacagctaacaatgcttccacacattaaatatagttgacctattacttatagttcaagaaaaatataccaaaacataaaaacttaacactgtgcaatgaaccgtgaaattaaggtcatggtcaaataaaaagtgtgggactgacatatagatcagaaaatatttccatacaccaaatatagttgacctttggcatataatattagataaaaagaccaaaactcaaaaacttaactataaccactgaaccatgaaaatgaggtcaaggtcaaatgacatctgcccgctagacatatacaccttacaatcattccatacaacaaatatagttgacctattgcatagagtataagaaaaacagaccaaaacacaaaaacttaactataaccactgaaccatgaaaatgaggtcaaggtcaaatgacatctgcccgctagacatgtacaccttacaagcattccatacaacaaatatagtagacccattgcataaagtataagagaaacagaccaaaacacaaaaactcaactataaccactgaaccatgaaaatgaggtcaaggtcagatgacacctgccagttggacatgtacaccttacagtccttccatacgcCGAATATACTaaccctattgcttatagtatctgagatatggacttgaccatcaaaacttaaccttgttcactgatccatgaaatgaggtcgaggtcaaatgaaaactgtctgacaggcatgaggacctagcaaggtacgcacatacccaATATAAtaatcctattacttataataagagagaattcaacattacaaaaaatctaaacttttttttcaagtggtcactgaaccatgaaaacgaggtcaaggacattggacatgtgactgacggaaacttcgtaacatgaggcatctatatacaaagtatgaagcagccaggacttccaccttctaaaatataaagcttttaaaaagttagctaaggccgccgccgccgccgtagccgccgccggatcactatccctatgtcgagctttctgcaacaaaagttgcaggctcgacaaaaactcaGAAAAAATgaagggtccgtgtgcttgtttaaagaaatacGAGCAATTGAAAATTTGGCTGGAAATTATGCATTCTAGACTTTATAAAAGTTAACACTTttcattgaaaaattataaaaaaaactagaattttattgaattttcaaatatgaccttttaaactttatgtaaaaatattatgaaaagaaaagtagagGTAAGCGGTGATTTGTTTTTACTGGCACAACATAGACAAAACCAAGGGATTCTCAATATCTGGcgaaaattcaaaaacaagaggTGCGAACATCCTTCAATCCAAGAATTCATGTAACTTATTAAttgtgttttattattacttttttataCTCTTATCGACTACTGAACAGCATTACACTACTTTTGCCCATTTTTACAAAGGGAGTGTGACACACATTGCCATTACATTTCTTCAATTTTCATACACTTTCTGAATTTGATGAAAGAACCAAAAGCAACCTTTAACTTTTATTAATCTTACTAGAAACCAATAATTTTGACATAAAACATgctattttcaacaaaatatctCATATCAAATTAAcaggaaatagaaaaaaaatcgtcATGCAATGTATGCGTTTTGATAATGCAttataacaatttatattttaatatcaatttttaatCATCGACACATTCACATTATAATGTAGTTGTTTCGTTTCTATTTATGatgacttttgtttttgttgaagttaagtgtttctgtttttcctcttatagttgatttgattcccttggttttagtcttcgctaaatcgatttatgactttatcAACGGTATTTGAGACGAAATATTCTATAGAGCTTATTGTTAAGACAAATTTaagttgcaaataaaaaaaaattaagaaaccaTACCTTGCATTTTGATGTGTCATATCTAACAAGTGACAGCTATATCATGTTAAGGTTACATAATTATGTCAatgattaaaatatgtaaattctTCATATGCCTTTACTTGAATGATTATATTTTGGCAGAATCAGTCAACGAGAGAGATCTTCTCAGTGGCTAACTTCTGTCACTTTTCATTACTTACATATGTTCCTTTCTAATACCTTACAAAATCAGTAGTTTATGTGTAGCTTTTTCATTTACAGGTTTAATTGAAGGTTGCATGATTgtagaaaaagtaaaaacacaaaaaatactaaactccgaggaaaattcaaaaaggaaaatcaaaaggcaaaatcaaatcaaagtccaaacacatcaaacgaatggataacaactgtcatattcctgacttggtacaggcattttctaatgtagaaaatggtggattgaacctggttttatagctagctaaacctctcactttaatgacagtcgcatcaaattccattacattgtcaacgatgaatgaacaaaacaaacatactcaaagagtaaaaatgacaaaaataggggtacagcagtcaataatgtgttatcatcttaatatcactataaaaacaacaaatgtaacgaagaagcacaaaaaggcatacatcaaatttaactgctcattttgtttttcttatacgacttaatttatgtatgtaaagtctacccgtaaaggatggaaggttttcagtactggtgtaaaattgcgcgtttgaaattcgtacaggtagacataaaaatatttttttcgttcaaagtatgacggcatacatacatgcagagtcacgtaaagtagatataacaaaaaacagatttaacagtaaaagtaataataataaataaaataattgtgtggttcaaagtatgacgggatacataagtacagtttcacgtctaatgtatatcataaacaagaatgtgtccaaagtacacggatgccccactcgcactatcattttccatgttcaattgACCAtgaaaaatgggtaaaaaatataattaggcattaaaattagaaagaacatatcatagggaacatgtgtactaagtttcatgttgattggacttcaacttcatcaaaaactaccttgaccaaaaactttaacctgaaactcgcactttcattttctatgttcagtggaccatgaaattggggccaaaagtttaatttgtcttgaaaattagaaagatcacatcataaggaacatatgtactaagtttaaagttgattggacttcagcttcatctaaaactaccttgaccaaaaactttaacctgaagagggacagacggacgaacggacggacggacgaacgaacggacggacagacagacggacggacgaacggtcgcacagaccagaaaacataatgaccctctactatcgtaggtggggcataaaaacagacttaacagaaaaagtagtattattgaatgaaatagttttgtcattcatagtatgtcaagatccatacgtaaaagtaatattagtaaatgaaataattttgtcgttcaaagtatgatgttttacataaccacagagtcacttcaaaaGAATATCTCAAAATACTGACTTAACAGTACACGTAGTAATGCTAACGAGTTAAATTATTGTTTTGCAATACAACGATTTTGTGCTCATATGGAGACATTTGTTttagctgggaacagtatatcgaacaatatatatgttcctggttttAGCGAAATGTTATTTTACAATATAGTGTTCGTGTTTCACAGCGTTTTCAGTATAAAgtattgtgtactgttgtttttcttttggtaGATGTTCGTTtttaaaatggtttaaaatagtTTCTTTTCGACTAATTTCACCTCAATTTTAGCATTGTTTAACAGAATTTCGCCCTTGATTTCTAACATTTCATTCAATCTGGATTAAAACAAGTAATCCATATTTGATTTTTCTCATAAAATTGcttgattttcaaataattataggtaccaggactataattacATACAACAGACCAAACTTTTtaaaaaggtgtgccaaatacagctcaggtaatctatgcctgggataagaaaagaAATACTAagtgtttcgaaaaattcataattttgtaaacaggaaatttataaaatggacacctaattgatattcatgtcaacaacgaaatgctgactactgggctagtgacaCCCTCGGAGATGAAACGtgcatcagcagtggcatcgaccaagtgatGTAAATAGTCATcaaaactgggtttttttttaactttaagtaaaataattttaaaagaagacGAAAAcgtaaaaataattcaaacgcaTACATAAATTGCGAACGATAATGGCAAAAAAACTAAACACGACCAAAAGGTAAACAAtaccaaagaaaaaaacaacagacataCATAAAaattgagcaacacaaacccatcAGAAGCTGGATATTAATGAAATATGAAGAAGATGTATTATTCAATCAATTTTTACAACATATCCTGTTTTCCTCAATTATTGTTAAgttgaaaaatgtattaaaatccagttaagtttttaattttctaaaacataaattcAAAATCATTTGAATTTTATTAACTTGGGTCTAGAATTATGCACATTTTTATTTGTACTCAGATTACATTTTGCCAAAAAATCTATGAACCCTAATTAGCATCCCAAGCAAACTGAAAGTTGTTTTTAATCTTCCGACTGTCAGATAGGATATTTCTTTTTAATCTGCATAAACTAAAATTCTGGATCACGGGTGTCTGTCTTTAACTTATGCGAAAATTTATATACTTGCTTTtataaatgttaataatttttgttttgtgttgatATAATTCTTATCTAATGCCccaaacaaaacaatatattatcGTTAACTAGTATTTAAACTATAGAGGAATTCTTTTAATCTTCGTTCTTATTTTCAAAGGATACGATAGGTCCAGCATCATAACGGTAAAACTCTATTAGGCATTTACTGGTCTCATAATATTTACTGTTGATATTCCATATCCCTGTCCGAATGCTCATGACGAACTGTAAAAAAGTTACATGTGTGTTTACATGCATACGAAATCCAGTGCAGAATAAATGAAATGATCTGGCATCTAATAAAAATTTAGTAtgaaaaatcacaataaaaaGATATCTCCCATAAGCCTTGCAGTAAATTAGAAAGTCATGTTATTCAATTGATTTTATGTCGCAGTCGTTCCAACTAAGGTGTAAACACAGCTTAGTTTTATAGTTATTGTATGAGATTCATTTCTGTCTGAATTCGTCTGTAGTCTGGGTTTATATAGAAAGGCAGAGTTCTGTTTTTTAATTGCATCTGAATCTATTTAGAGAAGGTTATCGCAAAACTTGATGTGTCAACATGGTAATTGGAGTTTGTATTATTGAATTTTGGATTTAAGGGCTTCACTTATAGGATCTAGTCTTGATGTAAAAAGTAGAACTTACTTTAACAAACGTGATGATTGCAATATTCCCATTGTTAGCTCTCCATTTCTCAACTTAAATAACCTCGTACCCATCGTGTGATGTTCACATAAACAAATGCTTCCACCGAATAAGTAGTATGAGGAAAAACAACTAAAATTGATACGTCACCTTCAGGAATTGGCTGAACGATACGATATGACAATGTCTCAAAGCACTGGCGACATGTTTTCAGTCTCGGAGCTTTAGCTTACAGAAAGTTTCTGCGCATGGCATATGATGCATGCATAGCAGGAGACTCTTACTAGTACCTTTTCGACGCACATTATCTGGTTAGATTTTGTATGATTAAAAGGGGATACAAGTTATATACATTGAGGcataaattaaattacaaaaagaaaaaaggcAAGGGTTACATACGCCAACATTCGTCCAGATGTGAATGAATTATCTACTATTAGATAATATTATCTGAAAAGTATCAAATATCAGGAGTGTATTCCAACTTAAATGGTAACAATTGGATAGAAACACTTTACTTATTTATTTTCGTCTGAAGTGATGTTCTTGATTTCTTTTCTGTACCTCAGACACTCATTTAAAAGCAAAGGTTTTAACGACTCAGACACATAAAGAGCTAAAATACACAAAAGGGACAAAATAACAGCCAAATAAATTTTAGGGGTGTTGTCCGAACTTGGAACTTTCGATTCTTAAAATTTCGGTATTCATCATCTAAATATATTTTGGATATaaaacgtcttctgattggctgacgtggttttgtttatcagctcatagacataatttagtcatatgATCGTGACGTCATAgacgtttttttcaaattatagtaTGTCAACATCCATACGTTTTTtaaaaatggaattaagaattaaattattagaaatgactgtaatatttttctgtctattcgcaataacataaaacatgtgaTGAACACTTAAAAATAacccgcttcgcggattattcagtgtgcaccacattttttatgttatttcttcatagacagaaaaatattacagtaattccTTAAATAAAACATGGATCAATGGTGAatgttcaaataaatgttttgttcaattgcatgctctttccataaatatttgtGATTCACATATAATCGACGGTCTTCTAAATGTTGAAAACTTATATAAAGAACCTTTCTGGACCACAATAATTAAACTTATAGTCGGtattttttgaaacatttaaCTCATTTTTCTTTGAAAGTAAGAAAAACGAAACGATTCAAAAGCAGTATGTTATATTtgagtaaaaataaaatgatagaaatatttttatcaattaaatagATAATCTCCAAATAGTTTTGTAGCAAGGCTATACAATTATGTTCCTGTCTGTTTTGCGTGACGGATATAATACCTGTCTATTAGCtccaattttataatttttatcatcATGCTGCTGAAAGCAATCTCGGTGACTTATCGTTTTGTTATTTTCAATCATTCGTTTAAACCCTTATATCACATTATTACAGTTGTATACTCACATTTTGTTTCAGCTTAAAATATATTCCTATGAACACACCAGTGAAAAAAAGACCCACAAACACGGCACCTATTGACATCCAAAGAAAACTAGAATCCCCTTCCGAAGATCTTTTCAAAACTATGATTAAAGACCCCAGTGCTAATGTTACGCACACGAATATTATCAATATTAAGAAACAAGCACAAAATGCAGCTTTTCCTTCTTTCATTACTCCAAAGAAATTCATGAGTTTATGGCTATTTACATATGATATTACAGCATGGGTTTGATCTTCACactg
This sequence is a window from Mytilus edulis chromosome 1, xbMytEdul2.2, whole genome shotgun sequence. Protein-coding genes within it:
- the LOC139502245 gene encoding uncharacterized protein, which codes for MNFFGVMKEGKAAFCACFLILIIFVCVTLALGSLIIVLKRSSEGDSSFLWMSIGAVFVGLFFTGVFIGIYFKLKQNFVMSIRTGIWNINSKYYETSKCLIEFYRYDAGPILSLVRYDTSKCKEYLCMLLERRPNYDEEKRKELVDTLIEEKLQQFQISLFRNWLTIEESYLNVHNTWKNRKCLCQMLEKRLPCS